In Archangium lipolyticum, the following are encoded in one genomic region:
- the prmC gene encoding peptide chain release factor N(5)-glutamine methyltransferase, with protein sequence MSDTWTIRKVLTWTTQHFEKRGVDAPRLTAEVLLAHVLKTTRVRLYVDLDRPMEKTELTTFRALIERRMAGEPTQYLTGVREFYNRPFKVDPRVLIPRPETELLVEAALHRLPKDAPGTALDVCTGSGCLAISLAAERPQATVLATDLSPDACALARENAQALGVAERVTVLQGDLYAPLPPDARFEVVVSNPPYIATGEIAGLSPEVRREPRMALDGGPDGLVLIRKVIQGARRVLKPGGLLAMEIGETQGDAVKALLQAAGYDDARVEKDLERRDRLAFGTQPVAT encoded by the coding sequence ATGAGCGACACCTGGACCATCCGCAAGGTCCTCACCTGGACGACCCAGCACTTCGAGAAGCGTGGCGTGGACGCACCCCGGCTCACCGCCGAGGTGCTGCTCGCCCACGTGCTGAAGACGACCCGGGTGCGCCTGTACGTGGACCTCGACCGGCCGATGGAGAAGACCGAGCTCACCACCTTCCGCGCCCTCATCGAGCGGCGCATGGCCGGTGAGCCCACCCAGTACCTCACCGGCGTGCGGGAGTTCTACAACCGCCCCTTCAAGGTGGACCCGCGGGTGCTCATCCCCCGGCCGGAGACGGAGCTGCTCGTGGAGGCCGCCCTGCACCGGCTGCCCAAGGACGCGCCCGGCACCGCGCTGGACGTGTGCACCGGCTCCGGCTGCCTCGCCATCAGCCTCGCGGCCGAGCGGCCACAGGCCACCGTGCTGGCCACGGATCTCTCCCCGGACGCGTGCGCGCTGGCCCGGGAGAACGCCCAGGCGCTCGGGGTGGCGGAGCGGGTCACGGTGCTGCAGGGCGACCTCTACGCGCCCCTGCCCCCGGACGCCCGCTTCGAGGTGGTGGTCTCCAATCCCCCCTACATCGCCACCGGGGAGATCGCCGGCCTGTCCCCCGAGGTGCGCCGCGAGCCCCGTATGGCGCTCGATGGCGGACCGGACGGGCTGGTGCTCATCCGCAAGGTCATCCAGGGCGCCCGCCGCGTCCTCAAACCTGGCGGGCTGCTTGCAATGGAGATTGGCGAGACGCAGGGCGACGCCGTGAAGGCCCTCCTCCAGGCCGCGGGTTACGACGACGCGCGGGTGGAGAAGGACCTGGAGCGGCGGGATCGCCTCGCTTTTGGGACACAGCCCGTGGCCACCTAG
- a CDS encoding tetratricopeptide repeat protein, translated as MARENDNIVASDEHNSRGIELADRGWLDEAIKEFKKAIDLDPDSAHAHDNLATVYAEKKLYREALGEYLTALKLEPESPTAHYNLACFLSTHAGEMAVAEYREAIELDPEYPDAHLNLGLTYADQGRVEDAMRELQTAIELEPQDAFPRHELAALLMDEGDYRSAITQLKEVVRLDAENFEAHLDLGICYAQKGFYAEAERSYEKAKALNAEDLLLNYNLAALYALWGRRADALAFLQKAVTVDRQKVQGWLATDTMFDSLKGDPEFDALF; from the coding sequence ATGGCCCGGGAAAACGACAACATCGTAGCTTCCGACGAGCACAACTCGCGCGGCATCGAACTGGCCGACCGCGGATGGCTCGACGAGGCGATCAAGGAGTTCAAGAAGGCGATCGACCTCGATCCGGACTCCGCCCACGCCCACGACAACCTCGCCACCGTCTACGCGGAGAAGAAGCTCTACCGCGAGGCCCTGGGCGAGTACCTCACGGCGCTCAAGCTGGAGCCGGAGAGCCCCACGGCGCACTACAACCTCGCCTGCTTCCTCTCCACGCACGCGGGGGAGATGGCGGTGGCGGAGTACCGTGAGGCCATCGAGCTGGATCCGGAGTACCCGGACGCGCACCTCAACCTGGGCCTCACCTACGCGGACCAGGGCCGGGTCGAGGACGCGATGCGCGAGCTGCAGACGGCCATCGAGCTGGAGCCGCAGGATGCCTTCCCCCGGCACGAGCTCGCCGCGCTGCTGATGGACGAGGGGGACTACCGCTCGGCCATCACCCAGCTGAAGGAAGTGGTGCGCCTGGACGCGGAGAACTTCGAGGCCCACCTGGACCTGGGCATCTGCTACGCGCAGAAGGGCTTCTACGCCGAGGCCGAGCGCTCCTACGAGAAGGCCAAGGCGCTCAACGCCGAGGACCTGCTGCTCAACTACAACCTGGCCGCCCTGTACGCGCTCTGGGGCCGCCGGGCGGATGCGTTGGCATTCCTTCAGAAGGCGGTGACGGTGGATCGCCAGAAGGTGCAGGGCTGGCTGGCCACGGATACGATGTTCGACTCGCTGAAGGGCGATCCGGAGTTCGACGCGCTCTTCTAG
- a CDS encoding TolB family protein yields the protein MRIPLLLPTTLAMLLLASTGCSGGGGNGSGDPSNDGGTPGTAAIVGLTAITVEPADQLLLIEAGQTSATATYRAIGTFEDGTKVDITPRVRFTVDNNFIGGFSGNTFTTYKNQGGVTTVSALAGPVRGSTQVAVKIRGGVKDPASTSVPDNAADLFSGPASDTRKPDLVYPNDGVLLPPNMRGVEIHFLPGTSNTLFELAFQNSLTDLKVYLRCTQPLNGGCIYRPDDTTWLWLSQTNRGGEPVTVSLRGTDDSGSQVGASASLALSFSQDDLTGGLYYWTTSNGSAIMRFDFTSASGTTGEKFIGPEAAGGKCLGCHALSRDGKKLVAETSGQNDGRLVLMDVGTKSLLAPFDQGSASPDKSIFESWNPDGSQYVGVYGDSGATDFNLMLFNGETGKKVQSLTGTGTSSSPANHPDWSMDGQKIAFVSVGVKGTNQRFGKGAIQLVSRTDTGWSAPVTLAPAVDGRNRYYPAISPDNAFVLFNESTCPSGNYVRDCNADSDPSARLFAVKAEASATPIELARANAPGKRDPGTNLTNSFPKWAPFLYQRTREPGTRLQWFTFSSSRRFGLRNPLPGGDENPNGTLLWLAAVDPDKVALGQDPSYPALVLPIQDISTSNHIAQWTTEVVPVIR from the coding sequence ATGCGCATTCCCCTTCTTCTCCCCACGACTCTCGCGATGCTCCTCCTGGCGTCCACTGGATGCAGTGGCGGCGGAGGCAATGGTTCGGGCGACCCGTCGAACGATGGTGGAACCCCCGGCACAGCGGCCATCGTCGGGCTGACGGCCATCACCGTCGAGCCCGCGGATCAGCTGCTGCTCATCGAGGCCGGACAGACGTCCGCCACCGCCACCTACCGCGCCATCGGCACCTTCGAGGATGGCACGAAGGTCGACATCACCCCGCGCGTCCGCTTCACGGTGGACAACAACTTCATCGGCGGCTTCTCGGGCAACACCTTCACCACCTACAAGAACCAGGGCGGCGTGACGACGGTCTCGGCCCTCGCGGGCCCCGTGCGCGGCTCGACGCAGGTGGCCGTGAAGATCCGCGGCGGCGTGAAGGATCCGGCCTCCACCTCCGTGCCCGACAACGCGGCGGACCTCTTCTCCGGCCCCGCCAGCGACACGCGCAAGCCCGACCTCGTCTACCCCAATGACGGCGTGCTCCTGCCCCCCAACATGCGCGGCGTGGAGATCCACTTCCTGCCCGGTACCTCCAACACCCTCTTCGAGCTGGCGTTCCAGAACTCCCTCACCGACCTCAAGGTCTACCTGCGCTGCACCCAGCCCCTCAACGGCGGATGCATCTACCGGCCGGATGACACCACCTGGCTGTGGCTGTCCCAGACCAACCGCGGCGGCGAGCCCGTCACCGTCTCCCTGCGCGGCACCGACGACTCGGGCTCCCAGGTGGGCGCGTCCGCGTCGCTCGCCCTGTCCTTCTCGCAGGATGACCTCACCGGCGGCCTCTACTATTGGACCACCTCCAACGGCTCCGCGATCATGCGCTTCGACTTCACCAGCGCCTCGGGGACCACGGGCGAGAAGTTCATCGGTCCGGAGGCAGCGGGGGGCAAGTGCCTCGGCTGCCACGCGCTGTCGCGCGACGGCAAGAAGCTCGTCGCCGAGACGAGCGGCCAGAATGACGGGCGCCTCGTGCTGATGGACGTGGGCACCAAGTCGCTCCTCGCGCCCTTCGACCAGGGCAGCGCCTCGCCCGACAAGAGCATCTTCGAGTCCTGGAACCCGGATGGCTCGCAGTACGTGGGCGTCTATGGGGACTCGGGCGCCACCGACTTCAACCTGATGCTCTTCAACGGCGAGACCGGCAAGAAGGTGCAGAGCCTCACCGGCACCGGCACCAGCAGCAGCCCCGCCAACCACCCCGACTGGTCCATGGACGGGCAGAAGATCGCCTTCGTGAGCGTGGGCGTGAAGGGCACCAACCAGCGCTTCGGCAAGGGCGCCATCCAGCTGGTCAGCCGCACCGACACCGGCTGGAGCGCGCCGGTGACGCTCGCGCCCGCCGTGGACGGCAGGAACCGCTACTACCCGGCCATCTCGCCGGACAACGCGTTCGTGCTCTTCAACGAGTCCACCTGCCCGAGCGGCAACTACGTGAGGGACTGCAACGCCGACAGCGACCCCTCGGCCCGGCTGTTCGCCGTGAAGGCCGAGGCCAGTGCCACGCCCATCGAACTCGCCCGTGCCAACGCTCCGGGCAAGCGCGACCCCGGGACGAACCTCACCAACTCGTTCCCCAAGTGGGCGCCCTTCCTCTACCAGCGCACCCGCGAGCCGGGCACCCGGCTGCAGTGGTTCACCTTCTCCTCCAGCCGCAGGTTCGGGCTGCGCAATCCGCTACCCGGTGGGGATGAGAACCCCAACGGCACCCTGCTGTGGCTCGCCGCCGTCGACCCGGACAAGGTCGCGCTCGGGCAGGATCCCAGCTACCCCGCCCTCGTGCTGCCCATCCAGGACATCTCCACGTCCAACCACATCGCCCAGTGGACGACGGAGGTCGTCCCCGTCATCCGCTGA
- a CDS encoding ABC transporter substrate-binding protein codes for MRRLGWVWPWALVLIGCPSGCSKKDSEAPDAGPVVVGPEQLDEKEPDDRPEQALTLGRDATVSASLGADPSKPDEDWYRLAPGGPSVADVTVSGIPGGDVVLEVYDAPGVRSASVNSAGNDKPERFPNLHVERERWVRVASARKGTGGAYTLDVRYHPAEEGVEHEPNDRAVDATPMQLDSAVTGFIGHAGDEDWYRLELPEPPGGTPPAPAPTEDAGGATGAAPGAPPSDTGLAQAPEGTETPPPAPGSSEEAPPTTGEGTASGTGPQAQPGGFPQIQVPVPVPGQPAPPPEEPAAVALRLELTGVEGVRSELSVLSAAEAPLFTTKGKEGEGFALRNVGVRASDRVVYVVVKSGWSGTGKDAKRGFSSEKAYTLKVSLEEAGANAELEPNEELYKATPLPMSGYKEGFLSPKGDVDNFVLRTSEPVLAKVELSGVDLMDLELSVVEPPEGEGQKETVVQRVNEGAIKEPERLNNVACGGTCYFRVQGAARKVDGKWVRDYENADQPYRLSITTVPDNGSEEREPNNTTERAMELTAGKPVRGTVYPLKDVDYYRLDLSDRPVRTALKATLLGILKVDVGLYLYRQGEDGKPTLVQTSDRAKGDQPEVIRYSAEPGVYFLEVRDARNREANFQDAYQLTVEEGE; via the coding sequence ATGCGACGTCTGGGGTGGGTGTGGCCGTGGGCCCTGGTGCTCATCGGCTGCCCGAGCGGCTGCTCGAAAAAGGACAGCGAGGCGCCGGACGCCGGTCCGGTGGTCGTCGGACCCGAGCAGCTGGACGAGAAGGAGCCGGATGACCGGCCCGAGCAGGCCCTCACCCTCGGCCGGGACGCGACGGTCAGCGCCAGTCTGGGCGCGGATCCGTCCAAGCCCGACGAGGACTGGTACCGGCTCGCCCCGGGAGGCCCGAGCGTAGCGGACGTCACCGTCTCCGGCATTCCCGGCGGCGACGTGGTGCTGGAGGTGTACGACGCGCCCGGGGTGCGCAGCGCCAGCGTCAACAGCGCGGGCAACGACAAGCCGGAGCGCTTCCCCAACCTCCATGTCGAGCGCGAGCGCTGGGTGCGCGTGGCCTCGGCGCGCAAGGGTACCGGCGGCGCCTACACGCTCGACGTCCGCTACCACCCCGCCGAGGAGGGCGTGGAGCACGAGCCCAATGACCGGGCGGTGGACGCCACCCCGATGCAGCTCGACTCGGCGGTGACGGGCTTCATCGGCCATGCGGGCGACGAGGACTGGTACCGGTTGGAGCTGCCCGAGCCCCCCGGAGGGACGCCCCCGGCTCCGGCCCCCACCGAGGACGCGGGTGGAGCCACCGGTGCCGCGCCCGGCGCCCCGCCATCCGACACGGGCCTGGCGCAGGCGCCCGAAGGGACCGAGACCCCGCCTCCGGCACCCGGCTCCTCCGAGGAGGCTCCCCCCACCACCGGGGAGGGCACCGCGAGCGGTACCGGCCCCCAGGCACAGCCCGGGGGCTTCCCGCAGATTCAAGTGCCCGTGCCCGTCCCGGGCCAGCCGGCTCCTCCGCCCGAGGAGCCCGCCGCGGTGGCGCTGAGGCTCGAGCTCACGGGCGTCGAGGGCGTCCGGTCGGAGCTGTCGGTGCTCTCGGCGGCGGAGGCGCCCCTGTTCACCACCAAGGGCAAGGAGGGCGAGGGCTTCGCGCTGCGCAACGTGGGCGTGCGGGCGAGCGATCGCGTGGTGTACGTGGTGGTGAAGAGCGGCTGGTCGGGGACGGGCAAGGACGCGAAGCGCGGCTTCAGCTCGGAGAAGGCCTACACGCTGAAGGTGTCCCTGGAGGAGGCCGGGGCCAACGCGGAGCTCGAGCCCAACGAGGAGCTGTACAAGGCCACGCCCCTGCCGATGTCCGGCTACAAGGAGGGCTTCCTCTCTCCCAAGGGGGACGTGGACAACTTCGTCCTGAGGACGAGCGAGCCGGTGCTGGCCAAGGTGGAGCTGTCGGGCGTGGACCTCATGGACCTGGAGCTGTCCGTGGTGGAGCCACCCGAGGGCGAGGGCCAGAAGGAGACGGTGGTCCAGCGCGTCAACGAGGGAGCCATCAAGGAGCCCGAGCGCCTCAACAACGTGGCCTGCGGCGGCACCTGCTACTTCCGGGTGCAGGGCGCCGCGCGCAAGGTGGACGGCAAGTGGGTGCGCGACTACGAGAACGCGGACCAGCCCTACCGCCTCAGCATCACCACCGTTCCCGACAACGGCAGCGAGGAGCGTGAGCCCAACAACACGACGGAGCGCGCCATGGAGCTCACCGCGGGCAAGCCCGTGCGCGGCACCGTCTACCCGCTCAAGGACGTGGACTACTACCGGCTCGACCTGTCGGACCGGCCCGTGCGCACCGCGCTGAAGGCCACGCTGCTGGGCATCCTCAAGGTGGACGTGGGCCTGTACCTGTACCGCCAGGGAGAGGACGGCAAGCCGACACTCGTGCAGACGTCGGATCGCGCCAAGGGAGACCAGCCCGAGGTCATCCGCTACAGCGCCGAGCCCGGTGTCTACTTCCTGGAGGTCCGCGACGCCCGCAACCGCGAGGCCAACTTCCAGGATGCCTACCAGCTCACCGTCGAGGAGGGCGAATAG
- the prfA gene encoding peptide chain release factor 1 — MIDKLEEVERKFERLTADLSNPDIISDTTKLQRVSKERAGLEKLVDTFRTYRKVLADLKEVEAWLGSSDPDEKAYAREALPGLKEQREELEGQLKILLLPKDPNDEKNVILEIRAGAGGDEAGLFAEEVMQMYLRYADRKGWKADILDMSPGSVGGVKDVTITLSGDGVYSHLKYESGVHRVQRVPATEAQGRIHTSTITVSVMPEAEDVDIKINPADIEMQVMRSTGSGGQSVNTTDSAVRLIHKPSGIVVKCQQEKSQTKNRAMAERMLRAKLYEIEQERIRNERDSMRRGQVGTGDRSEKIRTYNFPQDRLTDHRIGLTVHNLPAIMSGGVEDVITACRTHYQAEALKQQMGGGPGNGA; from the coding sequence ATGATTGACAAACTCGAAGAGGTGGAGCGCAAGTTCGAGCGCCTCACCGCCGACCTGTCCAACCCGGACATCATCTCCGACACGACCAAGCTACAGCGGGTCTCCAAGGAGCGCGCCGGCTTGGAGAAGCTGGTGGACACCTTCCGGACCTACCGCAAGGTGCTCGCCGACCTCAAGGAGGTCGAGGCCTGGCTCGGCAGCTCGGACCCCGACGAGAAGGCCTACGCCCGCGAGGCCCTCCCGGGCCTCAAGGAGCAGCGCGAGGAGCTGGAGGGTCAGCTGAAGATCCTCCTGCTGCCCAAGGACCCCAATGACGAGAAGAACGTCATCCTCGAGATCCGCGCCGGCGCGGGTGGAGACGAGGCGGGCCTGTTCGCCGAGGAGGTCATGCAGATGTACCTCCGCTACGCGGACCGCAAGGGCTGGAAGGCGGACATCCTGGACATGAGCCCCGGCAGCGTGGGCGGCGTGAAGGACGTCACCATCACCCTGTCGGGCGACGGCGTCTACAGCCACCTGAAGTACGAGTCGGGCGTGCACCGGGTGCAGCGCGTGCCGGCCACCGAGGCTCAGGGCCGCATCCACACCTCCACCATCACCGTGTCGGTGATGCCCGAGGCGGAGGACGTGGACATCAAGATCAACCCGGCCGACATCGAGATGCAGGTGATGCGCTCGACGGGCTCGGGCGGCCAGAGCGTGAACACCACCGACTCCGCGGTGCGCCTCATCCACAAGCCCTCGGGCATCGTGGTGAAGTGCCAGCAGGAGAAGAGCCAGACGAAGAACCGCGCCATGGCCGAGCGCATGCTGCGCGCCAAGCTCTATGAGATCGAGCAGGAGCGCATCCGCAACGAGCGCGACTCCATGCGCCGGGGCCAGGTGGGCACGGGCGACCGCTCCGAGAAGATCCGCACCTACAACTTCCCGCAGGACCGGCTGACGGACCACCGCATCGGCCTCACGGTGCACAACCTGCCGGCCATCATGTCCGGCGGGGTCGAGGACGTCATCACCGCCTGCCGCACCCACTACCAGGCCGAGGCCCTCAAGCAGCAGATGGGCGGAGGCCCCGGCAACGGCGCATGA
- a CDS encoding single stranded DNA-binding domain-containing protein, translating to MAAMGMQWKVGLAVVLAVVAIAAPGPVAAMPPDCSIAAARQQPLGTTVTVVGVATSFTGAFFPNDNGFAIQEKKVGIYILDSLDANIAVGQVVRVTGTLTNSFGQVLSVAPTSIEVLGEAHEPWPYPVKTSDVSEETEGRLVRIRGTIVSDIEDDLPFGYKFAVDDGTGPTFVFVNAGTGIDVSELEEGQRVVIQGFSGEFLGEYEVDPVFPEDIRILPPR from the coding sequence ATGGCTGCAATGGGGATGCAGTGGAAGGTCGGACTGGCTGTGGTGCTCGCGGTTGTGGCCATTGCCGCTCCTGGCCCGGTCGCGGCGATGCCCCCGGACTGCTCCATCGCCGCCGCTCGCCAACAGCCCCTGGGCACCACCGTGACGGTGGTAGGGGTGGCGACGTCATTCACGGGAGCCTTCTTTCCCAATGACAATGGCTTCGCCATCCAGGAAAAGAAGGTCGGCATCTACATCCTCGACTCGCTCGACGCGAACATCGCGGTCGGCCAGGTGGTCCGTGTGACGGGCACGCTGACCAACTCCTTCGGGCAGGTGCTCAGCGTGGCACCGACGTCCATCGAGGTGCTGGGGGAGGCCCACGAGCCCTGGCCCTACCCCGTGAAGACCAGCGACGTGAGCGAGGAGACCGAGGGCCGCCTCGTCCGCATCAGGGGTACCATCGTCAGCGATATCGAGGATGACCTGCCCTTCGGATACAAGTTCGCGGTGGATGACGGCACCGGTCCCACCTTCGTGTTCGTCAATGCCGGCACGGGCATCGACGTGAGCGAGCTCGAGGAGGGGCAGCGCGTCGTCATCCAGGGCTTCAGCGGAGAGTTCCTCGGCGAGTACGAAGTGGACCCCGTGTTCCCGGAGGACATCCGCATCCTCCCTCCACGGTAA
- a CDS encoding zf-TFIIB domain-containing protein: MNCPGCSVEMAELEGEHETLRKCGECGGLWIDVADLNRILLHNNLPGLESQGGKVDAEALTGQCPECQVDLVRVDGGDRQHPLHYDTCESCGGIFLESEFADATDAKVAEQEIIDFFRHFGAKRKSAAI; encoded by the coding sequence ATGAATTGCCCCGGTTGCAGCGTCGAGATGGCCGAGCTCGAAGGGGAGCATGAGACGCTGCGCAAGTGTGGAGAGTGCGGCGGATTGTGGATCGACGTCGCGGATCTCAACCGGATCCTCCTCCACAACAATCTTCCCGGGCTCGAGAGCCAGGGCGGCAAGGTCGACGCCGAGGCTCTCACGGGTCAGTGCCCCGAGTGCCAGGTGGACCTCGTCCGTGTAGACGGCGGGGACAGGCAGCACCCGCTGCACTACGACACCTGCGAGTCCTGTGGCGGCATCTTCCTCGAGTCGGAGTTCGCCGACGCCACCGATGCAAAGGTGGCCGAGCAGGAGATCATCGACTTCTTCCGCCACTTCGGCGCCAAGAGGAAGTCGGCCGCCATCTGA
- a CDS encoding hemolysin family protein, giving the protein MEWIFLGLALLLVIANGFFVATEFAIVKVRHTRLQALVDEGRPGAGTALKMVDKLDAYLSATQFGITLASLGLGWLGEPAFAHLLEPVLTRVVPPAAGEALAHSLSVAIAFAIITFLHIVVGELAPKSLAIQRAEATTLAVAMPMRAFYILFYPAIWLLNGVAGWVLKAFGLGTAHESHDAHSEEELRVILHSSAQAGAITTSRAELLERSLEMAQKTARQVMVPRNQVKFLDMEEPLDKCIADARAAGHTWLPVCRGNMDAVEGVVNVKDLFFLLSRGELRSLSQVQRPVLYVPEHVTLEQLLNEFRRRRRQTALVVDEHGGTSGLVTIADVVAEVVGDVAELGRRMDEVRSLPGGRFELPGTAQLDDLEDRLDVSFEVEDEVEVTTIAGYLMAKLGRIPEKGDALKLDMWRIQVEEVEGPRVVRVTVEPQSGPKPPVTTATPEAAS; this is encoded by the coding sequence ATGGAATGGATCTTCCTCGGACTGGCGCTCCTGCTGGTCATCGCGAACGGGTTCTTCGTGGCGACCGAGTTCGCCATCGTGAAGGTCCGTCACACCCGGCTGCAGGCCCTGGTGGACGAGGGCCGTCCGGGTGCCGGCACGGCCCTGAAGATGGTGGACAAGCTGGACGCCTACCTGTCCGCCACGCAGTTCGGAATCACGCTGGCGTCACTGGGCCTGGGCTGGCTGGGTGAGCCGGCGTTCGCGCACCTGCTGGAGCCGGTGCTGACGCGGGTGGTGCCACCGGCGGCGGGCGAGGCGCTGGCGCACTCGCTGTCGGTGGCCATCGCCTTCGCCATCATCACCTTCCTGCACATCGTGGTGGGGGAGCTGGCGCCCAAGAGCCTCGCCATCCAGCGCGCCGAGGCCACGACGCTCGCGGTGGCGATGCCGATGCGCGCCTTCTACATCCTCTTCTACCCGGCCATCTGGCTGCTCAACGGCGTGGCGGGCTGGGTGCTGAAGGCCTTCGGACTGGGCACCGCGCACGAGTCGCACGACGCGCACAGCGAGGAGGAGCTGCGCGTCATCCTGCACAGCTCGGCACAGGCGGGGGCCATCACCACGTCGCGCGCGGAGCTGCTGGAGCGCTCGCTGGAGATGGCGCAGAAGACGGCGCGCCAGGTGATGGTGCCGCGCAACCAGGTGAAGTTCCTCGACATGGAGGAGCCGCTGGACAAGTGCATCGCGGACGCTCGGGCCGCGGGCCACACGTGGCTGCCGGTGTGCCGGGGGAACATGGACGCGGTGGAGGGGGTGGTCAACGTGAAGGACCTCTTCTTCCTGCTGTCCAGGGGCGAGCTGCGCAGCCTGTCGCAGGTGCAGCGGCCGGTGCTGTACGTGCCGGAGCACGTGACGCTGGAGCAGCTGCTCAACGAATTCCGGCGGCGGCGCCGGCAGACGGCGCTGGTGGTGGATGAGCACGGCGGCACGTCGGGGCTGGTGACCATCGCGGACGTGGTGGCCGAGGTGGTGGGAGACGTAGCCGAGCTGGGCCGGCGCATGGACGAGGTGCGCTCGCTGCCGGGCGGACGCTTCGAGCTGCCGGGCACGGCGCAGCTGGACGACCTGGAGGACCGCCTGGACGTCTCGTTCGAGGTCGAGGACGAGGTCGAGGTGACGACGATCGCCGGCTACCTCATGGCGAAGTTGGGGCGCATTCCGGAGAAGGGGGACGCGCTCAAGCTGGACATGTGGCGCATCCAGGTCGAAGAGGTGGAAGGGCCGCGCGTGGTGCGGGTGACGGTGGAGCCGCAGTCGGGCCCCAAGCCCCCCGTGACAACGGCGACGCCCGAGGCTGCTTCCTGA
- the murA gene encoding UDP-N-acetylglucosamine 1-carboxyvinyltransferase encodes MDKIIVKGGNPLQGEVNVSGAKNAALPILASALLADGKSIYRNVPDLADVVTMLKVLDTMGCQSVRLTGRKKDVCEVSVEGPITPEAPYDLVKTMRASVLVLGPLVARFGRARVSMPGGCAIGARPIDQHLKGLKALGADITLTEGYVEAKAKQLKGATINFDVITVTGTENVMMAAVLARGRTVLENCAREPEVEELARVLNKMGARIEGAGTSVITIDGVESLKPVDHAILPDRIEAGTLMVAAAITGGNVLVKHAVPEHLESVILKLRETGCTITAEEHGLRVKAPKVVNSVDVKTTEHPGFPTDMQAQLMGLMTVASGTSVISESIFENRFMHVPELHRMGADITIQGHTAVVKGVKRLSGAPVMATDLRASASLVLAGLRAEGKTEIARIYHLDRGYERLENKLRKLGADIRRVKA; translated from the coding sequence ATGGACAAGATCATCGTGAAGGGTGGCAACCCGCTGCAGGGCGAGGTGAACGTATCGGGAGCCAAGAACGCCGCGCTCCCCATCCTCGCCTCGGCGCTGCTGGCCGACGGCAAGAGCATCTACCGCAACGTGCCGGACCTGGCCGACGTCGTCACCATGCTCAAGGTGCTCGACACCATGGGCTGCCAGTCCGTGCGGCTCACCGGCCGCAAGAAGGACGTGTGCGAGGTGTCCGTCGAGGGTCCCATCACCCCCGAGGCCCCGTATGACCTGGTGAAGACGATGCGAGCCTCGGTGCTGGTGCTCGGCCCCCTGGTGGCCCGCTTCGGCCGGGCCCGCGTGTCCATGCCGGGTGGCTGCGCCATCGGCGCCCGCCCCATCGACCAGCACCTCAAGGGCCTCAAGGCCCTGGGCGCGGACATCACCCTCACCGAGGGCTACGTCGAGGCGAAGGCGAAGCAGCTCAAGGGCGCCACCATCAACTTCGACGTCATCACCGTGACGGGGACGGAGAACGTGATGATGGCGGCCGTGCTGGCCAGGGGCCGCACCGTGCTGGAGAACTGCGCGCGCGAGCCCGAGGTGGAGGAGCTCGCCCGGGTGCTCAACAAGATGGGCGCCCGCATCGAGGGCGCGGGCACCTCCGTCATCACCATCGACGGGGTGGAGTCGCTCAAGCCGGTGGACCACGCCATCCTCCCGGACCGCATCGAGGCGGGTACGCTGATGGTGGCAGCGGCCATCACCGGCGGTAACGTGCTCGTCAAGCACGCCGTCCCCGAGCACCTGGAGTCCGTCATCCTCAAGCTGCGCGAGACGGGCTGCACCATCACCGCCGAGGAGCACGGCCTGCGGGTGAAGGCCCCCAAGGTCGTCAATTCGGTGGACGTGAAGACGACCGAGCACCCTGGCTTCCCCACGGACATGCAGGCTCAGCTGATGGGGCTCATGACGGTGGCCAGCGGCACCTCGGTCATCTCCGAGAGCATCTTCGAGAACCGCTTCATGCACGTGCCGGAGCTGCACCGGATGGGAGCGGACATCACCATCCAGGGCCACACGGCGGTGGTGAAGGGGGTCAAGAGGCTGTCCGGGGCGCCGGTGATGGCCACGGACCTGCGCGCCAGCGCCTCGCTCGTCCTGGCGGGCCTGCGCGCCGAGGGGAAGACGGAGATCGCCCGCATCTACCACCTGGACCGGGGGTACGAGCGCCTGGAGAACAAGCTGCGCAAGCTGGGAGCCGACATCCGCCGGGTGAAGGCCTGA